GTGCATTAACAACCACAAAGTGCGGAATACGTTCCTATAGCAGTGGATCGTAAACCATGAAACCTTAGATTTACAGTCCAAGCGTGATAACAACTATACCATACCAAGACGTTTCAACTGCTCGAGTTCAAGAAAAACAtattacactaaataaacatttgtttatgcatattacactatgtaacacaaattttgttcctggatattatgtgttatttcttaattgcttatattgtataAGTACAAAAATAgcaattattcccttcaaactttgcttttgtaatctggataatgaaatttagaaattaacttattttctatgtaaaaacgggcacattttcatttacacaacgtctgaataaaacaacatataaatcaagatttacatgtatttatactaaagttatacaaaaatgaataaaaatgtttagaagtaagtggTTTTTCGAGATtcgcgactgtaatataaatcactttcacgtatcagcccccaaatatagtctcggaATTCGACTTtcttagaccaagatctctgatcaagtcattgaggtctccttggttggggtagtatgggtttttcTCACCAgatgcacctctgaaattgtaatctgaatcttcaacgtctacctcctcttctgatttgttgctctcttctgagaatggctgctttctctctggtggagtgggtacagggagctcagggcagtgtggcactggggcgatgaaTAATGGAAAGTCCGGaaacatgatagcagatgcatccttgccagcccgacgtttggaagggtccaccatgcagaagtagccaTTGCTTGACTTGTCAGTGGgatcacgccaaattcttggaatgacaaacttcatggctctcttttgcaggatggtacagagagtACAAAAttcttattatgaaaaataaatttatttcatccacaactaatgtgtaagaggttcatgcaaaatattttatatctgatatttttctatactattggaatttaaaataaataaattaaaagatatttaaattttaaaacagtctaaaatgtgtataatataaaatcttattattcaagcaagcaaaaattgtccgtcttaccttctagagttcctttgcagtgctcgcaggtaaaatgaggtgcccagggtttttCTTGATTTCCGACAGGCAtgtcaaaatatgccttgtaggcttcacacattttaacagatgctgtcacagagtactttttgcTCTGGTCTTGATAACTTGGCCACATAGTTATCAAAATgtatctggagaatgcttgcagcttcttgatgtcatctctgataaaatcagataggtccatgtgttcacttaggcatctagaactaaactgaagtggtgagcccctgtatatatatatattactatggaaagttctagaaaattttcTTAAGTTCTACAacgttctagaaaattcttgtgagttcgagaaaattctctatcagctacctagcactgaatctacctggaatgttctggaaaatgggtaaatttgaaattttcattacccaggtcacaaaagcaaagattgaagagaaaataggtcttttctatttacttaaaACATAAGCACTTGATAAATAACACTtttgctcaggaacaagaaaaagcaaaCATTTTGTTAAGTAGTGTTATTTACGTTATAATATACGTGGTCTTAAGGTATACCAATGACAATTCTAACATTCAAttgcagaaaaaaataatttaaaaatgtaattaaaccaaATTAGTGGTGTATATTTCTTTACTGACTAGTTTATTTGGTTGTTAGtattcaaacacaaagctacacaatgtgcgttataagccttcagacttacatCTATGCCACTGGGAGGTACTCA
Above is a genomic segment from Tachypleus tridentatus isolate NWPU-2018 chromosome 11, ASM421037v1, whole genome shotgun sequence containing:
- the LOC143232516 gene encoding uncharacterized protein LOC143232516, with the translated sequence MKFVIPRIWRDPTDKSSNGYFCMVDPSKRRAGKDASAIMFPDFPLFIAPVPHCPELPVPTPPERKQPFSEESNKSEEEVDVEDSDYNFRGASGEKNPYYPNQGDLNDLIRDLGLRKSNSETIFGG